From a single Gimesia fumaroli genomic region:
- the rfbB gene encoding dTDP-glucose 4,6-dehydratase, giving the protein MKQILVTGGCGFIGSNFIRYQLSEYPGQSITNLDKLTYAGNLENLKEFESHSRYHFVKGDIANQDLVESLLKSTSFDAVINFAAESHVDRSILDSSPFIQTNIVGTQVLLDAARKQKINRFLQISTDEVYGSLGAEGLFTEETPLAPNSPYSASKASADLLVRSYVKTFNLPAIITRCSNNYGPFQFPEKLIPLFISNTLEEKPLPIYGEGKNVRDWIHVLDHCRGIDAAMRRGEAGQVYNFGGNAEMQNIEITRLLLKLLGKPETLIQHVKDRPGHDLRYAIDCRKAESELGWKPETEFHAGLKATITWYQENRDWVNRIRSGKYLKYYEQQYGNRLNT; this is encoded by the coding sequence ATGAAGCAGATATTAGTAACCGGTGGTTGCGGGTTTATCGGATCGAACTTTATCCGGTATCAACTTTCAGAGTACCCGGGACAATCAATTACAAACCTTGACAAGTTGACCTACGCCGGCAACCTGGAAAACCTGAAAGAGTTTGAATCACACTCAAGATATCATTTTGTCAAAGGCGATATCGCCAATCAGGATCTTGTTGAATCTCTATTGAAATCTACCAGCTTTGATGCTGTTATTAACTTCGCTGCGGAATCACACGTTGATCGCAGCATCCTTGATTCTAGTCCCTTTATCCAGACTAATATCGTAGGCACTCAAGTCCTGCTGGATGCAGCTCGCAAGCAGAAGATCAATCGGTTTCTTCAGATTTCCACGGATGAAGTTTACGGTAGTCTGGGCGCGGAGGGTTTGTTTACAGAAGAGACCCCTCTTGCTCCCAACAGTCCTTACTCCGCATCGAAAGCATCCGCAGATCTGCTGGTGAGAAGTTATGTCAAAACCTTTAACCTGCCGGCAATTATCACCCGCTGCTCTAATAATTATGGCCCATTTCAGTTCCCGGAAAAACTGATCCCGCTTTTCATTTCTAATACCTTGGAAGAGAAACCATTGCCGATTTACGGTGAAGGGAAAAATGTCCGTGACTGGATCCATGTTCTCGATCACTGCAGGGGTATCGATGCCGCGATGAGAAGAGGAGAAGCAGGCCAGGTTTACAACTTCGGCGGCAATGCGGAAATGCAAAACATAGAAATCACACGCTTGCTGCTCAAATTACTAGGAAAACCAGAAACGCTGATTCAACATGTCAAAGACCGCCCGGGACATGATTTGCGATATGCCATCGACTGTCGAAAAGCAGAATCAGAATTAGGCTGGAAACCAGAAACGGAATTCCATGCCGGTTTAAAAGCCACAATCACTTGGTATCAGGAAAATCGGGACTGGGTAAATCGAATTCGCTCTGGTAAATACCTGAAGTATTACGAACAACAATACGGAAACCGTTTAAACACCTAG
- the prfB gene encoding peptide chain release factor 2 (programmed frameshift) codes for MDHELKDKCTGIMDRIVKLRDSLDYAAKKERATEINELMGAAGFWDNQEKAQALVTEMRQLQLIVKPLTELISGAEDLEVLLEFIEEEGSEESIPELSTTADRLESSLDQLELQAMMSAPEDGSAAYLSIQAGEGGTDSSDWAEMLLRMYLRWCERRGFSVELLDRSDAEEAGIRSATIRIEGDYAYGYLKGETGNHRLIRISPFDSAGRRHTSFAAVDVSPDMGEVAEIEINWDQDVREDTYRASGAGGQHINKTDSAIRLTHLDSNVVVQCQNNRSQHKNRAEARKMLKAKLFQIEQEKRDAELAAKRGGKSKIGFGGQTVRNYVLHPEQYVKDARTGYKAGNPGPILDGDLDGFLESFLRWGMTEN; via the exons ATGGATCACGAACTGAAAGACAAATGTACGGGAATTATGGATCGCATCGTCAAACTACGAGACTCTCTT GACTATGCTGCCAAGAAAGAACGCGCTACTGAAATCAATGAATTGATGGGCGCTGCCGGCTTCTGGGATAACCAGGAAAAGGCACAGGCGCTGGTGACGGAAATGCGTCAACTGCAATTGATCGTGAAGCCCTTAACTGAATTGATCAGCGGTGCAGAAGATCTCGAAGTGCTGCTGGAATTCATTGAAGAAGAGGGCAGCGAAGAAAGCATTCCAGAGCTTTCCACAACAGCCGATCGATTGGAATCATCCCTCGATCAACTGGAACTTCAGGCAATGATGTCGGCTCCTGAAGACGGTTCGGCCGCCTACCTCAGCATCCAGGCAGGAGAAGGGGGAACGGACTCGTCTGACTGGGCAGAGATGCTGCTGCGCATGTACCTGCGCTGGTGCGAACGTCGCGGCTTTAGTGTCGAACTCCTCGATCGATCTGATGCAGAAGAAGCCGGAATCCGCAGTGCGACAATTCGCATTGAGGGTGACTACGCTTATGGCTATCTCAAAGGCGAAACCGGTAACCATCGTTTAATCCGCATCAGTCCTTTTGATTCTGCTGGTCGACGCCATACGTCTTTTGCAGCAGTCGACGTCTCTCCGGACATGGGGGAAGTCGCTGAAATCGAAATCAATTGGGATCAAGATGTTCGTGAAGACACCTATCGAGCCAGTGGTGCGGGGGGGCAACATATTAATAAAACGGACTCTGCAATTCGTCTGACACATCTTGATTCAAATGTTGTAGTACAGTGCCAGAACAACCGCAGCCAACACAAAAACAGGGCGGAAGCCCGCAAAATGCTCAAGGCAAAACTGTTTCAGATTGAACAGGAAAAACGGGACGCAGAACTGGCAGCGAAACGAGGCGGTAAATCCAAAATTGGATTTGGAGGCCAAACAGTTCGCAACTATGTTTTACACCCGGAACAGTATGTCAAAGATGCTCGCACCGGATACAAAGCCGGGAATCCTGGCCCCATTTTGGACGGAGATCTGGATGGGTTTCTGGAATCATTTCTCCGCTGGGGTATGACAGAAAATTAG
- a CDS encoding adenylate/guanylate cyclase domain-containing protein yields the protein MLELMIYGADPKNSCKVSLEPGQELELGRSQDTPVSVPWDDRISRKHALLTVQQKQVFVKRFPSAGNRIFVAGMEQDEFLLNPGSAFVIGTTTFQLMDSVSSFASPRESPLEEVTFKPNELLKVRYRDADQRIDVLAHLPDLIMDARNEADLYHRLVTMLLSGVKHADAVAVVRLNAEDRVEVPFWERRRQTQGNFHPSGRLVQEAVKKSRRSVLHVWASKEDAQDEDDYTAVAEFDWAFCTPIEDGDSIRWGLYVAGELNHPYQASIPQGTSGIDLQADVKFTELVASIVKSVRRLNQLERQQAGLRQFFAPPILAAIGDNLNTEILEPRECDVTVLFCDLRGFSQHAEDSSEDLIGLLDRVSQALGIMTSHILEFGGVTGDFQGDAALGFWGWPFSSDLAPLDACRAALAIRAAFEEIKLQPDHPLSDFRMGIGIAHGRAVAGKIGTSEQVKVSVFGPVVNLASRLEGLTKHLRVPVLMDEATAQIVRSKLDQQEGRVRKLARILPYGMERSVIVSELVPPERQAETLTNEQIMCYETAVDCFIEGQWEEAFRLLHDIPPSDRAQDFLALQITRTNRIAPADWDGTIRFDSK from the coding sequence TTGTTGGAATTAATGATCTATGGAGCGGACCCTAAGAATTCCTGCAAAGTCAGCTTGGAGCCCGGGCAGGAACTTGAGTTGGGACGGTCGCAGGATACTCCGGTTTCGGTCCCTTGGGATGATCGGATTTCCAGAAAGCATGCGCTTTTGACCGTGCAGCAGAAGCAGGTTTTCGTGAAGCGATTTCCATCTGCAGGGAATCGGATTTTTGTCGCTGGTATGGAGCAGGATGAATTCCTGCTGAATCCCGGGAGTGCATTTGTAATTGGTACCACAACGTTCCAGCTGATGGATTCGGTTTCCAGCTTTGCCTCACCGCGAGAATCTCCCTTAGAAGAGGTGACTTTCAAACCCAATGAGTTATTAAAGGTCAGGTATCGTGATGCCGACCAGCGAATTGATGTTTTAGCACACCTGCCAGACTTGATTATGGATGCGCGAAATGAGGCAGATCTGTATCATCGGCTGGTAACAATGTTATTGTCGGGGGTAAAGCATGCCGATGCTGTCGCGGTTGTTCGCTTAAATGCTGAAGATCGAGTAGAGGTTCCCTTCTGGGAGCGTAGACGACAGACCCAGGGAAATTTCCACCCCAGTGGGCGGCTGGTACAGGAAGCAGTAAAAAAGAGTAGACGGAGTGTTTTGCATGTCTGGGCGTCCAAAGAAGATGCTCAAGACGAGGATGATTATACAGCTGTAGCTGAATTTGACTGGGCATTTTGCACACCGATTGAAGATGGTGACTCGATTCGGTGGGGATTGTATGTAGCAGGCGAATTGAACCACCCCTATCAGGCATCTATTCCTCAAGGGACCAGTGGAATTGATCTTCAGGCAGACGTGAAATTCACGGAATTGGTTGCATCCATTGTTAAATCGGTCAGACGTCTGAATCAACTGGAACGGCAGCAGGCAGGTTTGAGACAATTCTTTGCTCCTCCGATTCTGGCTGCGATCGGAGACAATCTGAATACAGAAATATTGGAGCCTCGAGAATGTGATGTGACGGTCCTGTTTTGCGATTTACGAGGCTTTAGTCAGCACGCAGAGGATTCATCCGAAGACTTGATTGGTTTGCTGGATCGAGTCAGTCAGGCGTTAGGGATCATGACCTCGCATATTCTTGAGTTCGGAGGTGTAACCGGTGATTTTCAAGGGGATGCTGCATTAGGATTTTGGGGGTGGCCCTTCTCTTCAGATTTGGCACCATTGGATGCTTGCCGTGCCGCTCTAGCGATTCGTGCTGCTTTCGAAGAGATCAAGCTGCAGCCTGATCACCCGCTTTCCGATTTCCGCATGGGGATCGGGATTGCCCATGGAAGAGCTGTTGCTGGAAAGATTGGGACCAGTGAGCAGGTCAAGGTCTCTGTCTTTGGTCCGGTGGTCAATCTTGCCAGCCGCCTGGAGGGGCTGACGAAACATCTGAGAGTGCCGGTTTTAATGGATGAAGCGACGGCACAAATTGTCAGGAGTAAGCTGGATCAGCAGGAAGGACGCGTCCGGAAGCTGGCTCGAATTCTCCCCTACGGTATGGAAAGGTCTGTCATCGTTAGTGAACTGGTTCCTCCAGAGAGGCAGGCTGAAACCCTTACGAATGAACAAATTATGTGCTACGAAACAGCTGTTGACTGTTTTATTGAAGGCCAATGGGAAGAGGCATTTCGGTTGTTGCATGACATTCCTCCTTCAGATAGAGCCCAGGACTTTCTGGCCTTGCAAATTACCCGTACAAATCGAATCGCTCCAGCCGATTGGGATGGGACTATCAGGTTTGATAGTAAGTAG
- the gyrA gene encoding DNA gyrase subunit A produces MASDNGEEPKIDANIKYLDIQDEMRDSYLTYAMSVIISRALPDARDGLKPSQRRILVAMNDLNLGASSSRVKCAKISGDTSGNYHPHGDGSIYPTLVRLGQDWVMRNVLIDKQGNFGSLAGLPPAAMRYTEARLSPVAAEMLDDINRNTVDFVPTYDQRNDEPVVLPSKFPNLLVNGSSGIAVGMATSIPPQNMGEVCEAVTLLIDHPEATIDDILQIMPGPDFPTGGIICGRYGIRKGYATGRSTITLRARTHFETEKQSDVIVVTEIPYMETRDRIREKLETLVRDDRVKGISRIVDLTDRNVPPWKVHLQIILKRDADKEVVLAQLFKFSPLQSTFSIILLALVGNRPETLSVKELIQQFILHRIDVIRRRTEFLLAEARKRKHTVEGLMIAQIDIDEVIKTIRNSPSRAEAKVSLQGMQVDGKLIERALGDDGFQEYQNEQGVHEYYSLSANQAEAIVSMQLGSLANLEREKLSDEHKELLKAISEYLYLLSDEDHIRAVIRDDMLHLQGKYADKRRTDINDDELTDVNRDDLITEEPMVVTLSQRGYVKRTQLNTYQAQNRGGKGIKGAKTDEEDPIEHLFVASTHSYLLFITNRGRVYWSKVYDLPLQGRTAKGRALVNLLSLQEDETVSNCVAVREFDEERFLVMATQNGIIKKSPLSAYSRVQRGGIIAIKLDDDDELVEAMIVSPGEDLLLATSEGMSIRFAQSDARSMGRNTRGVKGIKLSKSGHVIGMVIADPENCLLTVCENGYGKRTPFGFIPTSEETDEELPETEEEVSASDSDVEEETDGEQETRSGMHYRRQKRGGKGIRDIRTSARNGQVVDILSVAEDDEVLMVTSNGIIQRVRGREISQVGRNTQGVRVIKLDKNDKLVSLARIPAEIVDESENGETTTPTNITEESATEGTITNEDSTTEENNPTSDQE; encoded by the coding sequence TTGGCTAGCGACAACGGCGAAGAGCCGAAAATTGATGCAAATATTAAATACCTGGATATCCAGGACGAAATGCGCGACAGCTATCTCACTTATGCAATGAGTGTGATTATCAGCCGCGCTTTACCTGATGCACGTGACGGATTAAAACCATCACAACGCCGAATCCTTGTCGCCATGAACGATTTGAACCTCGGAGCGAGTTCATCACGGGTAAAATGCGCAAAGATTTCCGGTGACACCAGTGGTAACTACCACCCTCATGGTGACGGATCAATTTACCCAACACTGGTCCGCTTAGGACAAGACTGGGTGATGCGCAACGTCTTGATTGACAAACAGGGGAACTTTGGGTCTCTGGCTGGATTACCTCCCGCAGCCATGCGTTACACGGAAGCACGACTTTCTCCCGTCGCTGCGGAAATGCTGGACGACATCAATCGGAATACGGTTGATTTTGTTCCGACATACGACCAGCGAAATGATGAGCCCGTTGTTCTCCCTTCCAAGTTTCCCAACCTGCTGGTCAATGGTTCCAGTGGGATCGCGGTCGGTATGGCTACCAGCATTCCCCCTCAGAATATGGGAGAAGTCTGTGAAGCGGTCACACTATTGATCGATCATCCCGAAGCGACCATTGATGACATTCTGCAGATCATGCCTGGTCCGGACTTTCCCACCGGCGGCATTATCTGTGGTCGCTACGGAATCAGAAAAGGTTACGCAACAGGGCGATCGACCATCACACTCCGTGCCCGCACTCACTTCGAGACGGAAAAACAGTCCGATGTCATCGTCGTGACTGAAATTCCTTACATGGAAACGCGTGACCGAATCCGGGAAAAACTGGAAACCCTGGTTCGCGATGATCGCGTTAAAGGAATCTCGCGCATTGTCGACCTGACAGACCGTAACGTCCCCCCCTGGAAAGTTCACCTGCAGATCATTCTGAAACGGGATGCCGACAAAGAAGTCGTGCTGGCACAGTTATTCAAATTTTCTCCGCTGCAAAGCACCTTCAGCATTATTCTGTTGGCTCTGGTAGGAAACCGACCGGAAACCCTGTCTGTCAAAGAATTAATTCAGCAGTTTATCCTGCATCGCATTGACGTCATCCGCCGACGAACCGAATTTCTGCTTGCCGAGGCACGCAAAAGAAAACACACGGTCGAAGGCTTGATGATTGCGCAGATTGATATCGACGAAGTCATCAAAACGATCCGCAATTCCCCCAGCCGAGCTGAAGCCAAAGTCAGTCTACAAGGCATGCAGGTTGATGGTAAGCTAATCGAACGCGCATTGGGAGATGACGGATTTCAGGAATACCAGAACGAACAGGGAGTTCATGAATATTACTCTCTGTCAGCAAATCAGGCTGAAGCCATAGTCTCAATGCAATTAGGTTCACTGGCAAACCTGGAACGCGAAAAATTAAGCGATGAACATAAAGAACTGCTTAAAGCCATTTCGGAATATCTATACCTACTGTCTGACGAAGATCACATCCGTGCTGTCATTCGTGATGATATGTTGCACCTCCAAGGCAAATACGCTGACAAACGGCGCACCGATATCAACGATGATGAATTGACCGATGTCAACCGGGACGATCTGATTACAGAAGAGCCCATGGTCGTGACTCTCTCACAACGAGGTTATGTCAAACGTACCCAACTCAATACCTACCAGGCACAAAACCGGGGCGGAAAAGGTATCAAAGGAGCTAAAACGGACGAAGAAGATCCAATAGAGCATCTCTTTGTTGCCAGCACACACTCCTACCTGTTGTTTATCACCAACAGGGGACGCGTCTATTGGTCTAAGGTCTATGACCTCCCGCTGCAAGGACGTACTGCCAAAGGACGTGCGCTAGTCAATCTGCTCTCCCTTCAGGAAGACGAAACCGTTTCCAATTGTGTTGCCGTACGGGAGTTTGATGAAGAGCGATTCCTCGTCATGGCAACGCAAAATGGCATCATAAAAAAGTCACCGCTTTCTGCCTACAGTCGAGTACAGCGCGGCGGCATCATCGCCATCAAACTCGACGACGATGATGAACTGGTCGAAGCGATGATCGTATCCCCAGGCGAAGACCTGCTGCTGGCGACTTCAGAAGGAATGTCGATTCGCTTTGCTCAATCTGACGCCCGCAGCATGGGCCGCAATACCCGTGGCGTGAAAGGAATCAAGCTCTCCAAATCAGGGCACGTGATCGGTATGGTGATTGCTGATCCTGAAAACTGCTTATTAACAGTCTGTGAAAATGGGTATGGTAAACGGACTCCCTTTGGCTTCATCCCCACATCGGAAGAAACGGATGAAGAATTACCTGAAACAGAAGAAGAGGTCTCCGCCAGCGACAGCGACGTGGAAGAAGAGACAGATGGAGAACAGGAAACTCGAAGCGGCATGCACTACCGCCGTCAAAAGCGGGGAGGCAAGGGAATTCGGGACATTCGCACCTCTGCCAGAAACGGTCAAGTTGTAGATATCCTGTCTGTCGCTGAAGATGATGAAGTTCTCATGGTGACTTCAAATGGGATCATCCAGCGCGTTCGAGGACGAGAAATCAGTCAGGTTGGTCGCAACACACAAGGAGTGCGCGTAATCAAACTGGATAAAAACGACAAACTCGTCTCACTGGCACGAATTCCAGCTGAAATCGTCGATGAATCGGAAAATGGAGAAACAACGACTCCCACAAACATAACCGAGGAATCTGCGACAGAAGGCACAATAACTAACGAGGACTCGACAACCGAAGAAAATAATCCGACATCGGACCAGGAATAA
- a CDS encoding UDP-glucose dehydrogenase family protein, with the protein MKIAVIGTGYVGLVTGTCFSESGNDVTCVDIDETKVQKLRSGEIPIYEPGLEEMVKRNIKARRLFFTTNYEEAIPEAKCIFIAVGTPQTEDGSANLDSIWKVAETLAPLLSKEAIVIIKSTVPVGTNRKLAAQLKSLTGREVDVASNPEFLKEGAAIDDFSKPDRVVVGVSRPEVSEVLHELYKPFLRTEHPFLSMELESAEMTKYVANCMLATKISFINEMANLCERVGADINQVRRGIGHDQRIGFSFLFPGVGYGGSCFPKDVSALISVARNQLMEPTILNAVDQVNTSQKRVLFEKINRYFKGDLKGKTFAIWGLAFKPKTDDIREAPSLVLIDQLLEAGASLKVHDPVAMENVKAKYGEQLSYFDHHYDTLDDADALVIVTEWNEFRHADFDYILHKLTTPVIFDGRNLYDPENMTQKGIEYFGIGLSSVKDKS; encoded by the coding sequence ATGAAAATTGCAGTCATTGGTACAGGATATGTTGGCTTGGTGACAGGGACTTGTTTTTCCGAGAGCGGAAACGATGTGACCTGTGTCGATATCGACGAAACAAAAGTCCAAAAACTACGGTCCGGAGAAATTCCGATTTATGAACCTGGCTTGGAAGAAATGGTTAAGCGAAATATCAAAGCGAGACGGCTATTTTTTACAACCAACTATGAAGAAGCAATCCCTGAAGCAAAATGCATCTTTATCGCCGTAGGAACACCGCAAACAGAAGATGGCTCTGCCAACCTGGATAGTATCTGGAAAGTGGCAGAAACCCTGGCCCCTCTCTTATCGAAAGAGGCAATTGTCATTATTAAAAGCACGGTTCCAGTTGGCACTAACCGGAAACTGGCCGCGCAACTGAAATCACTGACAGGCAGAGAAGTCGATGTAGCATCGAATCCGGAATTCTTAAAAGAGGGCGCCGCGATCGATGATTTTTCCAAACCGGATCGCGTTGTCGTCGGCGTTTCACGACCTGAGGTTTCCGAGGTTTTACACGAACTCTACAAACCATTTCTACGGACAGAACACCCGTTTCTGTCAATGGAACTGGAAAGTGCAGAGATGACGAAATACGTCGCCAACTGCATGCTGGCAACGAAAATCAGTTTCATCAATGAAATGGCCAACCTCTGTGAGCGCGTGGGAGCCGATATCAATCAGGTACGTCGTGGCATCGGTCACGACCAGCGGATCGGGTTTTCATTTCTGTTCCCGGGAGTTGGCTATGGGGGATCCTGCTTCCCCAAAGATGTATCCGCCTTAATCTCGGTCGCTCGAAACCAATTGATGGAGCCTACGATCCTGAATGCCGTTGACCAGGTAAACACCTCTCAAAAAAGAGTCCTGTTTGAAAAAATCAATCGCTACTTTAAAGGCGACCTGAAGGGAAAAACTTTCGCTATCTGGGGGTTGGCGTTCAAACCTAAAACAGATGACATCAGAGAAGCTCCCTCACTTGTCCTGATCGATCAGTTATTAGAAGCAGGAGCCAGCCTGAAAGTTCATGATCCTGTCGCAATGGAGAACGTTAAAGCGAAATATGGAGAGCAACTTTCCTACTTTGATCATCACTATGATACGCTTGATGATGCGGATGCGTTAGTCATTGTTACAGAATGGAATGAATTCCGGCACGCTGACTTTGACTACATACTCCACAAGCTGACAACCCCTGTAATCTTTGATGGGCGTAATTTATACGATCCAGAAAATATGACGCAAAAAGGAATCGAATACTTTGGAATCGGACTCAGTTCTGTCAAAGACAAATCATGA
- a CDS encoding response regulator transcription factor, with protein MLHASEKSSARVLVIDDDPLFRNLMVSFLRREYIVSVASDGSEGFYKALEYPPDIAIVDVQMAVWDGLQTLKAFRSHPVLSQTKIIMLTSDASKETVVAAIQGGANDYIIKTSFSKMEFLEKVRKFTQPGSAGVANTPNSSKRQHSASTPVAAAAALRNVDRRDAGNLTSNTGNSASTKPSSVEDQLSGLTLDKTEEEALEEMMDDWD; from the coding sequence ATGCTACATGCATCAGAAAAATCAAGTGCCCGCGTCCTGGTAATTGACGATGACCCGCTCTTTCGTAATTTGATGGTTTCATTTTTGCGGAGAGAGTACATTGTTTCTGTTGCCAGTGATGGTTCGGAAGGATTTTACAAGGCACTCGAATACCCTCCAGATATTGCCATTGTCGATGTGCAGATGGCGGTATGGGACGGTTTACAAACGCTGAAAGCCTTCCGCTCACATCCGGTGTTGAGTCAGACGAAAATTATCATGTTAACCTCTGATGCCAGCAAAGAAACCGTGGTTGCTGCTATTCAAGGTGGGGCCAATGACTATATTATTAAAACCAGTTTTTCCAAGATGGAATTTTTGGAAAAAGTACGGAAATTTACTCAACCTGGCAGTGCAGGAGTTGCGAATACTCCCAATTCTTCTAAAAGGCAGCATTCAGCATCTACACCTGTCGCTGCTGCTGCAGCCCTCCGTAATGTAGACCGGCGGGACGCTGGGAATTTAACTTCGAACACCGGTAACAGCGCAAGTACAAAACCCAGTTCGGTTGAAGATCAGCTATCGGGCCTGACACTCGATAAAACCGAAGAAGAGGCGTTGGAAGAAATGATGGACGACTGGGATTGA
- a CDS encoding serine/threonine protein kinase — translation MNESEPPENRPQPAKGAISGQTHQGVERDDLESLEGTLKQSPEEQVHAAHLSKDRFSLPTKVPGFDMIRSLGEGSYGSVWLAQEENTGKYVAIKFYTYRRGLDWSLLNREVEKLAELYTSRHIISLQGVGWNSDPPYYMMEYLENGSLSSFLDAGPLPVSEAVRIAKTVLLALVHAHGRGILHCDLKPANILLDANFEPRLCDFGQSRLSDEQSPSLGTLYYMAPEQADLQAVPDSRWDVYALGALLYHMLCGKAPYRTAENEQAIRNLNSLEEKLEAYRDLIRTSPRPAEHRKVSGVDRRLIEIVDRCLEPDPKKRFPNAQAVLSSLLQREQHRARRPLIALGIIGPLLLILGLIPVAGAAVNQMVHKFRENLTARALSSDFISANLLSQYMERDLQDRKEQMVDLSTRTLLRQNLQKFQDKEQPEESTLQVISEYLNQEKEIVDKKRAELKREQDTSWFLTDANGTQIWRDPVRPTIGQDFSHRDYFHGHGLEYPKGKAPKGIKPITEPYICQVFKSDATNQWMVAIAVPVWDLKEEKVLGVLARTTHLDQLLTGFDESIRGNSERIGDRKIALIDNRDGKVLAHPEMTANYLRKMNRGEVDRLVLKEKHVNQLQLSRLAQQKNQSGALPAVVNDYHDPVEAVLSDDDQDNVWLAAFSPIGTTGWTAVVQERRSMALRPVAEMRSWLIEYGIIVLVTSCLLIFTVWYFVMRVLTERRGWDWSRQQSEKRSDQGSTSASWPSHPHGS, via the coding sequence ATGAATGAATCAGAACCACCAGAAAATAGACCTCAGCCAGCGAAGGGAGCCATTTCTGGTCAGACGCACCAGGGGGTAGAACGCGACGATCTAGAATCGCTGGAGGGAACTCTGAAACAATCACCTGAGGAGCAGGTGCATGCGGCTCATTTGAGCAAAGACAGATTCTCGCTTCCCACAAAAGTTCCCGGTTTTGACATGATACGGTCTCTGGGAGAAGGCTCTTATGGCTCAGTGTGGCTGGCTCAGGAAGAAAATACGGGTAAGTATGTCGCGATTAAGTTTTATACCTATCGCCGGGGGCTGGACTGGTCGCTATTGAATCGGGAAGTAGAGAAGCTGGCGGAGTTGTATACATCCCGCCATATTATCAGTTTGCAGGGGGTTGGCTGGAATAGCGATCCTCCCTACTACATGATGGAATATCTGGAGAACGGCTCTCTTTCTTCCTTTTTGGATGCAGGGCCTTTACCAGTTTCTGAAGCGGTGCGAATTGCCAAAACGGTTTTACTGGCACTGGTACACGCGCATGGTCGAGGGATTTTGCATTGTGATTTGAAGCCGGCGAATATTCTGCTTGATGCCAATTTTGAACCGCGGCTTTGTGATTTCGGGCAGTCCCGTCTTTCAGACGAACAAAGCCCTTCTCTGGGGACATTGTATTACATGGCCCCCGAGCAGGCTGATTTGCAGGCGGTTCCAGACTCGCGGTGGGATGTTTATGCGCTGGGTGCCCTGCTCTATCATATGTTGTGTGGGAAGGCTCCCTATCGTACGGCGGAAAATGAACAGGCCATCCGTAATTTGAATTCGCTTGAAGAAAAATTGGAAGCCTATCGTGATCTGATTCGAACATCTCCACGTCCTGCTGAACACCGCAAGGTCTCCGGAGTCGACCGGCGTCTAATTGAAATTGTTGATCGTTGTCTGGAACCAGATCCGAAAAAGCGGTTTCCTAATGCTCAGGCTGTGCTGAGCAGTTTGCTTCAACGAGAGCAGCATCGGGCTCGCCGACCTTTAATTGCATTAGGGATCATCGGACCTCTTTTGTTGATTTTAGGCTTGATACCAGTAGCGGGAGCAGCCGTCAATCAAATGGTTCATAAGTTTCGGGAAAATTTGACGGCGCGGGCACTCAGCAGTGATTTCATTTCTGCGAATTTACTGTCTCAATATATGGAACGGGATCTTCAGGATCGCAAAGAGCAAATGGTTGACCTCTCTACCAGAACATTATTACGGCAAAATCTTCAAAAGTTTCAGGATAAAGAGCAACCAGAGGAATCCACGCTGCAGGTGATATCTGAGTATTTGAATCAAGAGAAAGAAATTGTTGATAAAAAACGAGCCGAATTAAAACGAGAGCAAGATACAAGTTGGTTTCTTACCGATGCAAATGGAACACAAATCTGGCGCGATCCGGTGAGACCTACGATTGGGCAGGATTTCTCTCATCGAGACTACTTTCATGGACATGGGTTGGAGTATCCAAAGGGTAAGGCTCCTAAAGGTATTAAGCCGATTACCGAACCATATATTTGTCAGGTTTTTAAAAGTGATGCGACCAATCAATGGATGGTGGCAATTGCGGTTCCCGTTTGGGATTTAAAAGAGGAAAAGGTGCTGGGAGTTTTAGCTAGAACTACGCATCTGGATCAGTTACTGACGGGATTTGATGAAAGTATCCGTGGTAACTCTGAACGAATCGGAGATCGTAAGATTGCGCTGATTGACAACCGTGATGGAAAAGTGTTGGCACATCCGGAAATGACAGCGAATTACCTACGGAAAATGAATCGTGGAGAAGTGGATCGTTTGGTTCTCAAGGAAAAGCATGTTAATCAATTGCAATTATCCAGGTTAGCACAACAGAAAAATCAGTCTGGTGCTCTGCCCGCGGTGGTGAACGACTATCATGATCCAGTCGAAGCCGTACTCTCTGATGATGATCAGGATAATGTCTGGTTGGCAGCTTTCTCGCCCATCGGTACGACGGGATGGACGGCCGTCGTTCAGGAACGGCGAAGTATGGCTTTGCGTCCTGTAGCGGAGATGCGCAGCTGGCTCATTGAATATGGGATTATTGTACTGGTAACGAGTTGCCTGTTAATTTTCACTGTCTGGTATTTTGTCATGAGAGTTTTAACGGAACGGCGTGGATGGGACTGGTCTCGCCAGCAGTCTGAGAAGCGTTCCGATCAAGGCTCTACCTCAGCGAGTTGGCCCAGTCATCCGCATGGTTCCTGA